The Panicum virgatum strain AP13 chromosome 3N, P.virgatum_v5, whole genome shotgun sequence genome includes the window CTTGTTCTGACCCTTGTAAATAAATTGATATTTTCAATGTATGCTGAGCTAATCAAAACGTACCGCCGTTAATAAGCATGCATGGTCACCACAAAAATTGGCCAAAAACTAATTAAGCAGCGAACTAGCTGCCCGAAACCAGTGAGAAAGAAGTTTTCCTTTTTTATATAAAAGTTCTTATTGCACCAAAATCAAGTTCTTTCAAAACTGCAGTCCACATGCATCAATTCTTTTTCACTACAAATTAAGTTCAAAACAACTGCCATGAGTTCTCTTTGAGTGACTGAATGGGATTCCACTCACTATTTTTAACCCCCTCCAACCGCCGACATTATTTTATCATCATAGGACTATTTCTCCAGAGTAAAGTGTAAAGAGATAAACTGACGAATGCCCACAACCTGAGGAATATTTTACATCTTGCTGTGACCTATCCGTCTATATCAGTTACGGAGAGTACAAAAGTAGTACTGGGAAAGATTTACCTATGTAGCGTCCTGTATTACATACGAGCAAAGAGTAATAGAGTATGGTACAACTGGAGATGGGCGAAGGCAGGCCCCCTGGACCCAAAAACATCATGGAGCCCCCCCTAGTCCCCCCTTCATTTTGGAGAAGAAAAGATTaggaaggagaggaggaagagaggaaagaAAAAATCAGCCCCCCCTTTAAAAATGTCTGGATTGGAGCTAGTACATAGCAGACTGTATAGCATTGTGGACGTTATTCAGATTAGATGCCAGAAATTCAGCTTTGCTTTTGATTCAATCCAGGTTTGTCAACCAACCTTTTTGCTCATTTGCCGTGCAAGCAATATAGTAAATATATCATAGTAATAGATCTCAGATTGCAAGGCACATCGCCAAACTGACATACGTAATAATAAAGTTGTTTGAGCCGTGCAGAGAAAGGGTGAGAAACCGTTCCTTTGCCTGATGAGCTATGCGCCATCTCCTTTTCGTTTCATCACAAAACGTGATACAAAAAGGGTGTGTCGATCACGGGATTTCGACAGGGCTATGTGTTTGCCCCTGAATCATACTGGGGCTATGTTTAATTCGCGAAAAAACTTGATTTTGGTACtatagcatatttcgttgttatttgataattaatgtccaataaTGAACTAATtatgtttaaaagattcattttGTATGAGACAGTTAAAAAacgtaattagttattttttccaattacatttaatgctccatctcgtaggaattttttggaaactaacccctttgtttagatgcaaaattcaaaattctaaaactatCGCATCGAatgagaatcttacatgcatggagtattaaatctagatgaaataaaaaactaattgtatattTTGCTTGTAAaatgcgagatgaatctaatgaccctAGCTAGACCATGTTTAGACATTAAATTGCTACCGTAAACATatgctaatgatgaattaattagtctcattagattcatctcgcgatttatgGACGGAatctgcaattaattttttaattaatctatatttaatatttcaaatatgaaaagatttttttgcaaaaagtttaCGGGGTGCATCTAAACGAGGGTATGGTCTGATTTGGTTTTGATTTTTGAGACTTCCAAGTTTTTATCATTTATTGTTTTGACTGTTAGATGTAGTTCAAATGCTTCAGCACATATATTTCAAACGATTTATTAAAAGTAACAAAGAGGTTTTGTTTTTTACTTTCATTTTCTGGTCGAagttttttctttgaaaaattCAGGAGAAATACTTGTCCACGTTGCGCTGCCTGTGGTTCCCGCCCGCTGACCGGTGGGCTCACTCTACTCCTCGCTGTCCTCGACCTCGGGTTCCGCGCGTAGAAAATGGGTCACCCCCCTGCGCCGGCAGTGAGCCCACTCCCAAACCCACCCAAAACCCTCGTCGTCTTCCTCCAAATCACCCGCTTGATCTCCCCTTCCCCAGCTCTCTGTCCCCGTCCCCAATCCCTCGACCCTAGGGTTCCGGCGACCGCCCGCAGCAAATgtcggacgccggcggcggcggcagcgaagaGTACAAGCGCGAGGAGTCGGTGGCCCTGCTGGTCATCGTCTCCCTCGCCgcgctctccctcctctccctcatCGCCGCCTTCGCCTACTACTGCTACATCACCCGGAAGGTCTCGCGCCGCCTGCACTCGCTCCAGCCCCCCAAGCGCTCCGGCtcccctcccgcgccgcctccgcgggcaccgccgccgccgccgccgcagcagcagcagcaggggaaGGAGAGCCCGTCCAGCAACTCCGCCAGCGATggggctggggcggcggcggcggggatggcggTGGTGGTCGCCGGGGAGAGGGGCGTGCAGGTGTTCAGCTACCGGCAGCTGCACGCGGCGACCGGCGGGTTCGGAAGGGCGCACATGGTCGGCCAGGGCAGCTTCGGGGCCGTGTACCGCGGGGTGCTCCCCGACGGGAGGAAGGTCGCGGTCAAGCTCATGGACCGCCCCGGGAAGCAGGGCGAGCAGGAGTTCGAGATGGAggtaaaataattttttttgcgtttcgaCCGAGTCCTTGCTTCCCGGCGGTGAATGCGGGTGTTCCCTAGTGCTGGGATTGGGGCCAGGATAGATTCCACCAAGTCTTCCAGTGTGCTTGCCCAGTTGGTAGATGCTGGATCTGGCCATTGCGCCTTGGTGAAGTTTCTGCGGTCCAAGCGGACGCATTGCGGGGTTTCCTCGGTGGAAATGGGGTCACTGTGCGTTGGGGCTTTCTGGGGTTGGTCGCGTGTTTTACAGATCATATTCTCTTTCTAAAAATGGAGCAATCGGATGTGTGGTGGGTAAGTGCGAGTTTGTACTCTATAGTTTCACAAATCGTAAAAAAAAATTGGCGTGTTTCGGCCGGGTTACTTGAGGAGTCTCGATTGTGACTTTCAGCACTTTGGCTTGTGTTTATTTAGGTGATAGTTTGTAAGTGACTAAGGTGGTGTTTCTTGCAGTATTTTTACGGGGAGGGTGGTataatcttttttattttatctggAGGTTGATGAAATTGAAATCAATTTGGTATGGTGTGGGTAAAATTGAAACTACTGAGTCCTGAATCCTGATTCTGTCCATACTGGTTTGTTAGTGATACCTAACTGTACAATCACTTCGAGATCTTCAGGTACACTGGACAGTTTGTCAGTCAACTGGGAATAGGAACAGAAGGAACCACTCCCTGTTTGGTTTCACCAATGCTTCAAATGCCCCTGTTTTTTTTCATGGGGATAGTAGTAAACCAACAACTATAAAACAACGACCTTACTACCGGGATAGTGCACAGGCTTGACATCTGTTAAAAAAATAGCAGATTTGACAACGAGCAGCGGATTGAACTCAGTCACCAGCAATAAATACTTGACAAGCAGGGAGTCGAACACATTTTTGATATACTAGCAGCTAGCTGACTATAGGAACAAAACTATATGTATAAATAGCATTACAGAAATTTATGGATGTAATGCTGTTGTTTAATCAGCTATGCTAACTTGGTAATGAAGTGAGAGGAGCTTTTGTGTATGACTGAAATGTGATTCATTGATTTTTCTATTTGGGATGGTTCACATATAGCGCATGGACCGGAAATTTTCCCTGTAAGTCCTGCAGTATTTTCTTAACATTTGATGTTTCTGTAGGTGGAGCTGCTGAGTAGGCTCCGATCGCCACATCTGTTGGGCCTGATTGGCCATTGTTCTGAAGGTGGACAACGGCTACTTGTGTATGAGTTCATGGCCAATGGGGGTCTCCAGGAGCATCTCTATCCAAACACAGGTATACCCATTTTGTATCCGCCTATTGTATCTGTATTTTTATGTGTTTGGTGTTGTTTACAGATAATTGAGAGCATTTCACTGCTTGTTCAGTCGAGTAAGACTCCAAATTTAACTGGCTGATGATGCCCAAAAGCTGCATGCTTTAACAAACTGGTACAAATGAGCAACGGAATGCTAACTGCATTTATTGTATTGATGTGCTGCTTCTTGCTAATGGTGGTGATCCTTGAGATTTGCACCATGGTCATTAAACTTCTTAGCATTTTGTGCGTATGGCTTAGCAAAAAAGCGAGAACACTTTGAGATGTCATGATTTATAAAATATGCTAAGTGAGATTCATTACTGGTGCTGACCCTGAGCTTCTCATGGCATGACAGTAGAGCGATGAACTCCAGACCCTGGTCCAAAGCCGAGGGACATCTCTCCCTCTGGTTGATAACACGCAGCTTACATTTAGTTGGCATATCATAAAAGTGATTCAGTAGAATTGTTACATTCAATTCTAGCTGTAGATAATATTTTTGTTTAGGTTGATATGGAAAACCTGAAGTTGACTAAAATATTTTCGTACCACTTAACACTGATAACTTTGGTTTTAATACTGTTAATTAATACAGCTTCTTTATGCCAACTGAGAGTTCTGAAATGTTGTTGCTTTAGGTTCCTGTGGTGGGATCTCAAAATTGGACTGGGATACAAGAATGAGAATTGCACTTGAAGCAGCAAAAGGTTTGGAATATCTTCATGAGCGTGTTAATCCACCTGTCATACACAGAGACTTCAAGAGCAGCAATATTCTTCTGGACAAGGACTTCCATGCAAGAGTTTCAGACTTTGGTCTAGCCAAACTTGGATCTGATAGAGCTGGTGGTCATGTCTCAACTCGAGTTTTAGGCACACAAGGCTATGTTGCGCCCGAGTAAGACTAGTCTAATGCTCATTTAGCATTTTTTTAACTTAACTGTTTGCTAAACCAAGTGTGCAAGATCATAAGTTTGATACTGGTTTGCCATTTGTGCAATCACTTTCTTGTTCTAATTTCTAACCAACTCATTATACTGTCTCTAATATGATGCACATGCTACAATTCTTTGTAGGTATGCACTGACTGGGCATTTGACTACCAAATCAGATGTGTACAGTTATGGTGTTGTCCTTTTGGAATTGCTTACTGGTAGGGTACCAGTTGATATGAAGAGGCCTCCAGGAGAAGGTGTTTTAGTGAATTGGGTAAGTATAAACATTAGATGATCAACCGAGTTACTGATTGGACATTGGTGTAGCTTTGCTTTGAGCTGTCTCTTCTGCCATCTTGGAGCATAATATTGATTCAGTACTGTTAAGTTAATCTAAAATGAGTATAGATGTACAATGTTGTACCCTTAAACTATAAAAGTCTAATATTGTTCCCAAAGCAAATTGGATGTACACACGTACTTCAATTTGTTTTAAGGACTTTAGCTCATggatttttgttcctcaaggaagggcgggcctggtgcagcggtagagcctaccgcttgtaaccggaaggtcccgggttcgagccctaGCCTCTGCACAAATACATTTGTGCGGGAAAGGCTTAGTGTTTAAAATAACCCTTCCCCAAACCCCGCGCAGTGCGGGAAGGTTACAGCAacgggtacgcccttttttatttttgttcctcaaggcAATTGGCTTCAAATTGTCTCTGCTCCTATACTTAGACTTTTATGTACCATCTCATGGCAAGTCTTAATTAGAATCCACCTGCCTCTCGTCCTTGTACCTGCCAGGTAGGAAAACATATGCTTTCATGGTTTATTTTTCAAGTACCAAGAGTGGTATTTGAATGCTACTTATATCTAACCTGCCACTTCTTGAATTAATGCAGGCATTGCCTATGCTCACTGACCGAGAGAAAGTTGTGCAGATCTTGGATCCAGCGTTGGAAGGTCAATACTCCTTGAAAGATGCTGTCCAAGTGGCTGCCATTGCTGCAATGTGTGTTCAACCAGAGGCTGACTATAGGCCACTAATGGCCGATGTAGTACAGTCATTGGTCCCTCTTGTCAAGAATCGTTCTGCTCAGAAAGCTTGCAACCCCAACGTGCAAGCATCGAAGCCACTCGACTAGAAAAGCAAGTCTTTAATCTGCAGTTTGGTGCTCGTCTCTCTGGAACTCCTCTCGTCTATAACTAACTACCGCTGCTGAGACAATGAGACCAGCACCTTTCTTGACGTGGTCCTCTTGCTCTGCTGGCGATCTCCTGATTTTGTAAGGTGCGTCATGAGCTGGTAGGTTTCGAATTGAAAGGAATTTGGTTGGAGAGTCCTGAGAGTTTATTTGAGTTTCAAGAGAGGTTCAGTCATGTGTAATTTAGTAGCCATGTTTGGTGTGGTTGGGAATTTGGGATCGGTACTTGTAGTTGTGGGGAGTTCATCATTGGATGGTAGTGTTTGGTATGAGCTTGCAGTACTGTGTTGTAGAGTACTGCTTGACTTTCGTTTGGCTTGTCTGTTAAGCTAAATGCACTGTAATCGTTGTAACTAAGAACTATCGTCCTTGGAGTTCATATATATGTAATGTATAGTAGGTCTCTGGAATTGGTTTGAAAATCTTTTGCTGTTTCATTACCTACTTTTTTACCTAATCCTGGCGGATCTTTTTTACGGTTTCCACTGATTCAGAGGTTAAAACATaggcaaaaaaaaggaaaggaaaagatcTGTACAAGAGAACATCACAATGTCGTTTAGGTTACCTGGGTATAACACAACTTGTCTTACCCATAAATCACTTATATCATATGACTTAATTTATCTTGTGCTATTCCCAAATTCTGAGATAATCATTTCACTGACATGGGATTGTGTTCACTCCAACTTTTTGGTCCTAGCAAAGGGGAATATATATACAGAAAACAATCTATTCGATGAGCTAGGAATGCTTGAAGTTTCATTCATGTTCGTTAATGGGAATGCTTGGACAATCTTGAACTTGTGTCCCTTGGGTGACAATAGTTAAATGGATGGATCAATGTAGTCTTGGTCTTATGCTCCTCGGCTGATGATGGTTTATTGTTTGGATCAAACACAATTCCTAATATACCGAGCTATCCTGGATTAGGTGCTAAGTAGCAACAGGAATTGGTGGTGCTTGCTGCATTGCCGGGCTAACAAGAATAATGGTACACTCTTAAACCAGATCGATGAGCTAATATATGCATATCACGGAACTTCAGTTCCTTCCTTTTCTGTGGATTTATCAACATAAATGCCACTTTCTTACCATCTGAATGGACGGTCGAAAAAGCATGCATGTGACGTGGACTCTTCATAGGCGTGAGAAAGTCTGACATGGTAGCATTATTTTTTATATGGGGAAACAAAACGTCTCTTTTGATATTTCTATTTTAGGTGATTTGTGTGTTGCACACAACTTTGTAGGTCCGAGTAGTGATTTTGCAGGTTTGGTGATGGAAATCTATTTACCTTCAAACCCTGAGTTTCCAATAATCTTACTTTACTATTATGAAGTAGAGGCTTCTTTTGAAGTCTTCACGTGAAGCCAACTAGAATCCTAGGTGGTTGtcctagaaaaagagagaaagtttggaaattatctaaaaaacaaaaaaaaatatctagCTGTCAATCAATGAATGGTAATCATCATTGATCGGATTTACTTTATTTCTAAAAAATTACTCACCTATGCCAATAAAGAATTAGCCTAAAATAATCCCCTTTATCTATATATTTACTCATGTCTGCCATTATAGAAAAACTAGATCCAGCCTAGTTTAGATCATATATCTATATCTTAATTACTCACATCTATCATTACATAAAAAATTTGATCCAACCTAGTTTagatatttcaaaattttaaatataCAAAATAGTACCGGTCATATCTATCCTAACTATCCTTCTTAATCTCTTTTCCTTATTTAAATCAGAGAGTTTATCTCAAAGGGCTAATCGAATATGTGTACATCTACCGATATATAAAGAGAGTTTTCATTCTTTCCTAAAAAGATAAAGTTTAATGATTTTTGTGATGAGTAGCATATCGTTAGATGACTGGCACTAAGATAGAGCCTGGCTTACCAGCGCATTAGTTGAAAGTATATTTACTCGCAAAAGAGTTAAAATATATTAAAATTCTATGTATTATGATGCATAAATAAACTCTATTTGCCTAACCCCTTCACTCTAAACTAtaagttattttagttttgTTCTAAGTTAAACTTCTCTATGTTTAATCAAGTTTATATAAAAATCTATAAATATCTCTAATATTAAACTAGGTTCAGATTAAAATATTTCTCCatctatattttttataaacttAGTCAAAATTAGATGAATTTTTAGGATAAAGGTAAAATAAACTATGATTTGAAATAGAGGAAGTAGTGTTAACTAGAGATATAACTATAAATTATTTTTGCCCGTGCAGTCGCACACGTTGATAGGCTAGTTTGGTAAACTAATTTGGCTATGCCAGAAAATGGAGATGGCAGCCAAATACTACCTTCGAACATGGAGGAAAATATTGGCCGCCCAACGCAAAAATGAAGCGGCACGACACAATTGCGTAATTAAGATACTACCCCGAGTGTCCAGTAATTTAGTAAACTACCAATCTAATTTTACTATCCAGGAAAAGGGAGATGGCAGCAAAAAACCTTTTGGGGGTATCGAGGAGAGGAGGAAAATCATGATTATGTTGTTAGTATTTCAATCTAGTTTGGAATTTAAACTTACTATATGATTGTCTATTTTCCCAACACCCCGTTGCGATCTCCAGTCCATAGGAAAGCATGTCTCTTTTTATCAATGGCTTCAACTATGCCAACCGGCAGTAGTCTGGACGGAGCACATTGGGTAGACTGCACGGGCACTCAAGACAGCATTAAGAAGAACCGTGCGACCACTTGGATCGGAGTCAGAGTTTTTCCACACCACCTCGGAATATATCCTCCAACAGCACGCAATAGAGGTTGGAAGTCCTTGTTTCTGAGTTTGTTGATGGTGGGTGGCAATTCAAGGTAGGCCTGGGGAAGGATGACACTGGACACCCAAAGATCTGAGCCAGATCACAGCTGGTTGCTGGGTCAAGAACTCAAGACCAATCGGGATGAAAGTACTCATGTCATAATTGATGCGTAAGAATTGGTCGATGATGTTGTTCAGTAGGGAAAGTTGAGCAGCATCGGCGAGAGGAAAATGTTTGTGAGCGTGCATGCATCTGTACTgtgttttgtaaaaaaataataaaaaaagcaTCGACGAGAGGAGGAAAATGCTGGCCGCCCAATGCAAATGAAGCGGCCGGCACGGACACAATTGCGTGGCTGAACACTCCATGCtcgggcggagccaggaatttatttttttcattattagagGAGGCCAACCatactaatttatataaaaatttaatcaaaattcaaatattcAATGTAAATTTAGAAACCATAGCCCTGCCCGCCCCCTGTTTCCGCCCCAACATGCTCAATGCATGCTTGTAGCATGCGGAGTCAGCGTCGCATGATCCTGTCGCGCCGTCATCTCCGCGCTCTCATTACACTTGAACACCTCCTCGTCGACGTCGTGGTCCCGACCGTTGAGTCCGACCTGCCCTCAGGCAGGCGCCCGCCTCTCGCTGTCGCAGGTCAACTCACCCCGCCCCGGCCCGTTCGCAGAACCGAGGCGATAGTTAAGAATCCGTCCATTCCCTCAATCATTCCCTCCGAAATAAAACCAAGATTCCTGCCTGCGGATGCGAGCGCCAGCCACGCGAACAGGCCTCGACCTGGCCGTCCCGGCCGGCGTGAGATGGTGAGGCGGCCATGGTAGtgatcgccgccggtgaggccagcaggcccggccgcggcggagaacggccggtggcgccggacggggaggtggtggtggcgcacgTCGTGGTCGACGTTGCCGACGGGTGCGCTGCGGCCGATCAGGAGCTGCAGCGGCCCGGGTGCAGGATCTGCCACCTGGtggacggggacggggacggcgaGCTGCCCCAGCGGCTGAGCGGACGGCTGGTGAGGCTCGGCTGCGACTGCCGCGGCGAGCTGGCGGCGGTGCACCGGCGATGCGCCGAGGCGTGGTTCTCTGTCCGGGGCAACAGGTACGTTCTTCGTTCCATGGCCAAGCTtgtcatttttcacaacaacaCTGTATTGATCAAATCCGCTATAATGTCTACTCAAGCAATTTGTAAAGAATCTAGCTGCTTCTCTAGCCTCAACTTTGAGGGACCATTCAGCACACCACTCACAGCCTTCTCCCATCCACTCGACTCCAAAGCATTCACCTTCGCTAGCCTGCACAACACTAACTCCAGCAACGCCACATCTCCTCCCCTCTCAACCCCCTGAACAAACTTCCTCACACCATCCTTGCTTGGTGCAAAACCCTTGAAAACCATCTCATTGAAAACCTGATCTGCCTCAAGAAACTCCCCAGCAGCACACATTCCATCGAAGAGCATTCTGTAGGTAACCACATCCGGAGAGCACCCCTGCCTCGGCATATCCTCGACCAATTCAGCAGCATCCGGCCACCGCCCCAACTTGCACAGACCCGCAACCAGCGTATTATAGGTCACCGCATCTGCCTTGTTCCCACTCTTCTTCATGTCGTCAAGCACTGCAAATGCAGCACTTGGATCCCTCTCATCCTCGCAGAAGCCTGCGATCATTGCATTGTACACCACCCTATCAGCCACAATCCCCCTCcccttcatctcctctagcaaTC containing:
- the LOC120663971 gene encoding probable serine/threonine-protein kinase PBL23 isoform X2, coding for MSDAGGGGSEEYKREESVALLVIVSLAALSLLSLIAAFAYYCYITRKVSRRLHSLQPPKRSGSPPAPPPRAPPPPPPQQQQQGKESPSSNSASDGAGAAAAGMAVVVAGERGVQVFSYRQLHAATGGFGRAHMVGQGSFGAVYRGVLPDGRKVAVKLMDRPGKQGEQEFEMEVELLSRLRSPHLLGLIGHCSEGGQRLLVYEFMANGGLQEHLYPNTGSCGGISKLDWDTRMRIALEAAKGLEYLHERVNPPVIHRDFKSSNILLDKDFHARVSDFGLAKLGSDRAGGHVSTRVLGTQGYVAPEYALTGHLTTKSDVYSYGVVLLELLTGRVPVDMKRPPGEGVLVNWILDPALEGQYSLKDAVQVAAIAAMCVQPEADYRPLMADVVQSLVPLVKNRSAQKACNPNVQASKPLD
- the LOC120663971 gene encoding probable serine/threonine-protein kinase PBL7 isoform X1; amino-acid sequence: MSDAGGGGSEEYKREESVALLVIVSLAALSLLSLIAAFAYYCYITRKVSRRLHSLQPPKRSGSPPAPPPRAPPPPPPQQQQQGKESPSSNSASDGAGAAAAGMAVVVAGERGVQVFSYRQLHAATGGFGRAHMVGQGSFGAVYRGVLPDGRKVAVKLMDRPGKQGEQEFEMEVELLSRLRSPHLLGLIGHCSEGGQRLLVYEFMANGGLQEHLYPNTGSCGGISKLDWDTRMRIALEAAKGLEYLHERVNPPVIHRDFKSSNILLDKDFHARVSDFGLAKLGSDRAGGHVSTRVLGTQGYVAPEYALTGHLTTKSDVYSYGVVLLELLTGRVPVDMKRPPGEGVLVNWALPMLTDREKVVQILDPALEGQYSLKDAVQVAAIAAMCVQPEADYRPLMADVVQSLVPLVKNRSAQKACNPNVQASKPLD